From the Veillonellales bacterium genome, one window contains:
- a CDS encoding TonB-dependent receptor, producing MKKIKRRSLVSKTILAVIASFMAAAPAVYAEDAAPDFTMETILVTDSRAVQDNENEATKVTSINVKDKIDAGQIKSITDLLQDVPGVIVNTSPQSGTTVSMRGMSNERILVAINGNVIENQGGIFRGRSLEWDSLPVNNVKKIEIIRGASSALYGGTWGGVINIVTVDNPGENKTFLKYSYGSYNDWKTSLTNQGTDENGKFSWIINANKREGDGYYRNNSIDAKDVNLNMTYHLAEKKKMSFAFTDSDRKEGVITGNNHLAANDNGWDSDYPEVPVAPNAGFASGKQYLDGSYREFKTKNYALNYDNENWKLNLYRNTQNREDYLITKNSTSVSGLDTKNTGYSWQQNRKINNHNLIDGLDFRQLKLSGSSAFEANLHGYFLQDNWQVNHKTVVGLGMRYDVYDAENQKTDVDLADESQLSPKASVTYQLNSREAVYASASRVFRAPTVADYSRWSGNYYNDSKGNTPANLTTYNTAHGLKWNLNTWQQVLGTLKPEHGMAYELGWKKEFTAKWNGRVTGFLNDIDDYVNVYSGSEIGSQPPTYNIDHAKIKGLEFATDYQFNQKAGAVFNFTTQTASKSGDQLDPDGTDLTNLPKQTVNFGLRYNNLQGFRSSLDTRYRKNKTLGNYAIVDLAMSYTKDNRTVALAVNNIFDKDYQQTAGFPMPGINYSLSYQIGF from the coding sequence TTGAAAAAAATAAAGAGACGATCATTAGTTTCAAAAACTATTTTAGCGGTGATAGCATCTTTTATGGCGGCAGCTCCGGCGGTATATGCGGAAGATGCGGCGCCGGATTTTACCATGGAGACGATTTTGGTCACCGACAGCCGGGCTGTTCAGGATAATGAAAATGAAGCGACGAAAGTGACTTCCATTAATGTGAAGGATAAAATCGATGCCGGGCAGATTAAAAGCATTACCGATCTGCTGCAGGATGTTCCCGGAGTCATTGTGAATACCAGCCCTCAGTCCGGCACTACCGTTAGTATGCGGGGAATGAGCAACGAAAGAATTCTGGTGGCCATTAACGGCAATGTCATCGAAAATCAGGGGGGGATCTTCCGGGGCCGGTCCCTGGAATGGGACTCCCTGCCTGTCAACAATGTCAAGAAAATTGAGATTATCCGCGGTGCCAGCTCGGCTTTATACGGCGGCACCTGGGGCGGCGTTATCAATATTGTAACGGTGGACAATCCCGGAGAAAATAAGACGTTTCTCAAATACAGCTACGGCAGCTATAATGATTGGAAGACCTCACTGACGAACCAGGGAACCGATGAGAACGGTAAATTTTCCTGGATCATTAACGCCAATAAACGGGAAGGCGACGGCTATTACCGCAATAATTCCATTGATGCCAAAGATGTTAACTTGAATATGACCTATCATCTTGCAGAGAAGAAAAAAATGTCTTTTGCATTTACTGACAGCGACAGAAAAGAAGGGGTCATTACCGGCAATAATCACTTGGCGGCGAATGACAATGGCTGGGATTCCGACTATCCGGAAGTACCGGTGGCGCCTAATGCCGGTTTTGCTTCCGGCAAGCAGTATCTGGACGGCAGCTACCGTGAATTTAAAACAAAGAATTATGCTTTGAATTATGATAATGAAAATTGGAAATTGAACTTATACAGAAATACGCAGAACCGGGAGGATTATTTAATAACGAAAAACAGTACGTCTGTCTCGGGGCTGGATACCAAAAATACCGGCTACAGCTGGCAGCAAAACCGGAAGATCAATAATCATAACCTGATAGACGGCCTGGATTTCCGGCAATTGAAGCTGAGCGGCAGCAGCGCCTTCGAAGCCAATCTGCACGGCTATTTTCTTCAGGATAACTGGCAGGTCAATCATAAAACAGTCGTCGGCTTGGGGATGCGCTATGATGTGTACGATGCGGAAAATCAGAAAACCGATGTGGATTTGGCGGATGAATCCCAGTTGAGCCCGAAAGCCAGCGTAACGTATCAGCTGAATTCCCGGGAAGCGGTGTACGCCAGTGCCAGCCGGGTGTTCCGGGCGCCGACGGTGGCCGATTATTCCCGTTGGAGCGGTAACTATTATAACGACTCTAAGGGAAACACTCCGGCTAATTTGACGACATATAACACCGCACATGGTTTAAAATGGAATTTAAACACCTGGCAGCAGGTACTGGGAACACTGAAGCCCGAACACGGCATGGCCTACGAATTGGGCTGGAAAAAGGAGTTTACCGCTAAATGGAACGGCCGGGTTACCGGTTTCCTGAATGATATCGATGACTATGTGAATGTTTATTCCGGTTCGGAAATTGGCTCTCAACCGCCCACGTATAATATTGATCATGCTAAAATTAAGGGGCTGGAGTTTGCCACCGACTATCAGTTCAATCAAAAAGCGGGCGCGGTATTCAATTTTACGACCCAGACCGCCAGTAAATCAGGTGATCAGCTTGATCCTGACGGGACGGATTTGACTAACCTGCCGAAACAGACTGTTAATTTCGGCCTGCGCTATAATAATCTGCAGGGATTCCGCAGTTCCCTGGACACCCGCTACCGGAAGAATAAAACCCTTGGCAATTATGCGATTGTTGATCTTGCTATGTCGTATACGAAAGACAACAGAACGGTTGCTTTGGCCGTCAACAACATTTTCGACAAAGATTATCAGCAAACAGCCGGATTCCCAATGCCGGGCATTAATTACAGTCTGTCGTACCAAATCGGCTTTTAA